Below is a genomic region from Cyanobacterium sp. T60_A2020_053.
TTAATTTTACGCCGCATTTTTTACATCAATTAACGATTAGATTATAATTATTAACTGAATAATAACAGAGAATTTTTTTAGGTATAATAAATAGTGTTACTCTTTGAAAATTGTCACAAAGAGAAAAGGAAAAAATGTCAGAAAGAGTTCAAAAAATTTTACGTCAATGGGGTATTGCCTCCCGTCGGGAAGCCGAAAAAATGATCGAAGCTGGAAAGGTAAAAGTTAATGGGGTTGTCATCACTTTAGGACATCAAGCTGATATAAAAAGAGATAAAATTGAAGTGGCTGGAAAGGTTTTAAAAACTTCCCAACTACCGAAATCCACCTATTTATTACTGAATAAACCCAAAGGGGTAATCTGTAGCTGTGATGACCCAAAAAAAAGAACTACAGTGTTAGATTTGCTAACTCCTGAGCTAAAATGGGGGCAAGGTATTCATCCCGTGGGAAGACTAGATAGGGATTCTTCAGGGGCGCTGATTCTTAGTAATGACGGTGATTTTACTCTCGCTTTGACTCATCCTCGTTACCATGTGCCAAAAATTTATCAAGTATGGTTAGATGGAGTAATTAAGGAAGATGTGATCAAAAAATGGTCAGAGGGTTTTGTGTGGGAAGGAAAAATGACTCTCCCAGCGCCCATCACCGTTAAAAAAATCACTAATACTCGCAGTTTAATTGAAATCACCTTACAAGAAGGGCGTAATCGTCAAATTCGTAGTATTGCTGAATTGTTAGGTTATCCTGTGGTTAGTTTACACCGTCAAGCTATCGGTTTTATCAAGTTAGCTGAGTTAAAAACGGGGGAATATCGTAATTTAACTGCCCAAGAGGTGCAGAAATTGATTAGGTTAGCTAAAAATCAATAAATTTTAGTGAAAAAATTGACAAAAAACGTTAAAAATAAGCTAACGATAGTTATTTATACATAGGGGGGGTTATATGAATTTTTTTAAGTCTAAAGAACAAGATACCATCGATCCAGAACAAGAAAGACAAGAATTTCTTAATAAAATCAGTTCTGTTTTAAAAAATCAGCGTAATGCTTTAGATTATGATTTAGATACTATTTCTCATCAAACTAAGATTACTCTGACTGTGTTACGGGCGCTGGAAAATGCTGATTTAAGCCTCTTACCTGAGCCTGTATTTACAAAAGAATTGATCAAAAAATATGCTAACTTTCTTCATTTAGATGGCGAAAATTTAGTTCTTAATTTTAATCTTGATAAAAAAGTTGTTGTTGAGCAAAAATATTTCAAACAAAGAAAGAAATTTAACTTTAATTTAAAAATAAATACCAAATATCTTTATGTAGTTTACGGACTACTAATTTTTGTTTCTATGGGTAGTCTTAATGATATTTTACAGCCTAATTTTTTTATTATTGATAATTCTAGCGATCAACAAATTAATACTAATGACAAATTAGTTACTCAAGAAATTAACAGTAATAATTCAGAAAATAATCAGGCTATTACCGCCGCAGAAAAAAAAGCTGATGAGCCTAAAAAAATAGATGAATTAAATGTAAAAATAAAAGCTCAAGATGATTCTTGGATAAGAATTGTTGTGGATGGAGAGAAAGAATTTGAGGGGATATTAAAGAAAGGCACGGAAAGGGAATGGAAAGCAAAAAAAGAGCTAACTATTCGCGCTGGAAATGCGGGAGGAATATTATTAAGTGTCAATGAGGAAACACCCCAAAAAGTTGGTCAAATAGGACAAGTGGAAGAAATTACTTTAAATTTATAGCAGTCTTAAATAAATCAAAACCTATATTTCCTTTCTTTACGGATAATATAATAACAGCGCCCTCCACTGTAAAATAAAAATAGTCACGGGAAAAAATAAGGGCATGAAAACTGATTCTATCTTTTATAAACTATTTCAATATTTACCAGAAACTCTCTTTAGTTTACTTAATTTACCATCTGAATTAGCTCAAGAATATCAATTTCTCTCCCAAGAATTAAAACAACTATCAAAAAGAATTGATGGGGTTTTTCTCACTGATAATATCCATCAACCCATCTATTTTGTAGAAGTACAATTTCAAAATGATCAGAACTTATATCAACGTTTATTTACAGAAATATTTATGTACTTAGGACAATATCAGCCCCCTAACGACTTTCGGGCGCTGGTATTGTGGGCAAATCAGAAATTAGATTATCCTCTACCAAAGTATTATGAAAGTTTCCGACAATTAGGGAAACTAGAGATAGTTTATCTTGACAAACTAGAACCTGAACCCACTGATAATATTGGACTAGAAATAGTAAAATTAATTGTAGCAGAACAAGAAAAAGCTAAAACTCAAGTAAAATATCTGTTTGAGTTAACTGAGAATAATATTGACAA
It encodes:
- a CDS encoding Rpn family recombination-promoting nuclease/putative transposase, translated to MKTDSIFYKLFQYLPETLFSLLNLPSELAQEYQFLSQELKQLSKRIDGVFLTDNIHQPIYFVEVQFQNDQNLYQRLFTEIFMYLGQYQPPNDFRALVLWANQKLDYPLPKYYESFRQLGKLEIVYLDKLEPEPTDNIGLEIVKLIVAEQEKAKTQVKYLFELTENNIDNTTKRKNTIELVEKILIYKFKQYSREELDKMFTLTDFKKTRFYQETFADGEKQGAMKGKLEGKMETIPELLKLGLSREQVASALHLSIDIVNQFPTPKE
- a CDS encoding rRNA pseudouridine synthase; this encodes MSERVQKILRQWGIASRREAEKMIEAGKVKVNGVVITLGHQADIKRDKIEVAGKVLKTSQLPKSTYLLLNKPKGVICSCDDPKKRTTVLDLLTPELKWGQGIHPVGRLDRDSSGALILSNDGDFTLALTHPRYHVPKIYQVWLDGVIKEDVIKKWSEGFVWEGKMTLPAPITVKKITNTRSLIEITLQEGRNRQIRSIAELLGYPVVSLHRQAIGFIKLAELKTGEYRNLTAQEVQKLIRLAKNQ
- a CDS encoding helix-turn-helix domain-containing protein, producing MNFFKSKEQDTIDPEQERQEFLNKISSVLKNQRNALDYDLDTISHQTKITLTVLRALENADLSLLPEPVFTKELIKKYANFLHLDGENLVLNFNLDKKVVVEQKYFKQRKKFNFNLKINTKYLYVVYGLLIFVSMGSLNDILQPNFFIIDNSSDQQINTNDKLVTQEINSNNSENNQAITAAEKKADEPKKIDELNVKIKAQDDSWIRIVVDGEKEFEGILKKGTEREWKAKKELTIRAGNAGGILLSVNEETPQKVGQIGQVEEITLNL